The following coding sequences lie in one Arachis ipaensis cultivar K30076 chromosome B05, Araip1.1, whole genome shotgun sequence genomic window:
- the LOC107641205 gene encoding uncharacterized protein LOC107641205: protein MCSENSPPRLSLSNDDVAQLHVLPMKQNSQQVPCKNTTTMLLNNDDDDDDSNSEFEFITTSNIFEFESSSADELFSNGVILPIQIQERKTATNNAARKHMINLQHHTKLLPPRPSSSFHTSADKMKKETIIRELLELSCCEEYEEKNNNKKKKKHSHCSSSSSFWGFSRSKSLNCETKKSLICSLPLLSRSNSTGSVQNNQKRMSSINNKSSSSSNFWSCSSLNYLFPVQKSAASGKIYGHGGIRISPVLNVPTPYVSKGSLNLFGFGSFFSVGKVKKNNK from the coding sequence ATGTGCTCAGAAAACAGTCCTCCACGTTTATCATTGTCAAACGATGATGTTGCTCAACTACATGTTTTACCTATGAAACAAAATTCTCAACAAGTTCCTTGCAAGAACACAACAACAATGTTGCttaacaatgatgatgatgatgatgactcaaATTCTGAATTTGAGTTCATTACAACAAGCAACATCTTTGAGTTTGAATCATCTTCTGCTGATGAACTCTTCTCAAATGGTGTGATCCTTCCAATTCAGATTCAAGAGAGAAAAACCGCCACAAACAATGCTGCTAGAAAACACATGATCAACCTTCAACATCATACAAAGCTTCTTCCTCCAAGaccatcttcttcttttcatACAAGTGCTGATAAAATGAAGAAAGAAACCATTATTAGAGAACTTTTAGAGTTGAGTTGTTgtgaagaatatgaagagaagaacaacaacaagaaaaagaagaagcactctcattgttcttcatcatcatcattctggGGATTCAGTAGAAGCAAGAGTCTAAATTGTGAAACAAAGAAAAGCTTGATTTGTTCTTTGCCTCTTTTGTCAAGAAGCAACTCAACCGGTTCTGTGCAGAATAATCAAAAGAGAATGAGCTCAATCAACaacaaatcatcatcatcatcaaatttTTGGTCATGTTCTAGCTTAAACTACCTCTTTCCTGTGCAAAAATCTGCAGCTTCAGGTAAGATTTATGGCCATGGTGGTATTAGGATTAGCCCTGTTTTGAATGTACCAACTCCTTATGTTTCCAAAGGGAGTTTAAATCTATTTGGATTTGGTTCTTTTTTTAGTGTTGGAAAGGTTAAGAAGAACAACAAGTGA
- the LOC107644287 gene encoding AMSH-like ubiquitin thioesterase 1 isoform X3, whose product MRSSSSNTINIAASTQRLDVDNRIGLRLYYRIADNILRQADIFRTERNIIDLYVMLLRFSSLASETIPRHRDYRTSPQSKKESLKKTVRPTAMEFGYQGSRTQQFSYTRPVQQHLQRRSLNLTPAKEETRSKHSFLGPHGLNGHLRLPTSDKGVRYPSITDLSPVEIPSLQHSLEDGCRNKKDNSITENKRSDLDSNLAQSVECNTQHSEEPPSLISFEESEAPAQIGVKESPSLISFEATKPPAQIEVVRQPSPPPVLAEVQDLVPAVSPHVDEAGCKADIPSSGGYVHAESPLQLHVVRANNILSIFNSTSMMENFMKLAKSNTDKNLETCGILAGLLKNRKFYITALIIPKQESTSDSCQATNEEEIFEVQDKRSLFPLGWIHTHPTQSCFMSSIDLHTHYSYQIMLPEAVAIVMAPRDSSRKHGIFRLTTPGGMNVIKQCQHRGFHPHSQPPDGGPIYNTCTDVYMNPDLKFDVIDLR is encoded by the exons ATGAGGTCTTCTTCTTCGAACACGATCAACATCGCCGCCAGCACACAGAGACTCGATGTCGATAATCGAATCGGCCTGCGACTCTATTATCGCATCGCTGATAACATCCTCAGACag GCTGATATCTTTCGGACAGAGAGGAATATTATTGACTTATATGTCATGCTCCTAAGATTTTCTAG TTTGGCATCCGAGACAATACCACGACACCGAGATTATAGAACATCTCCACAAAGCAAAAAAGAATCATTGAAAAAG ACAGTCAGACCAACTGCCATGGAATTTGGTTACCAAGGATCAAGGACCCAACAGTTCTCTTATACCAGGCCTGTCCAACAGCATTTGCAAAGACG ATCTCTAAATCTTACGCCTGCAAAGGAGGAAACTCGCTCTAAACATTCTTTCCTTGGTCCCCACGGGCTTAATGGGCATTTGAGATTACCTACAAGTGATAAAGGG GTCAGATATCCATCTATCACAGATCTATCTCCAGTTGAAATACCAAG CCTACAACATTCTTTGGAAGATGGATGTCGTAATAAAAAAGACAATAGCATCACAGAAAACAAAAGATCAGATTTAGATTCAAATCTTGCCCAGAGCGTGGAATGCAATACCCAGCATTCTGAGGAACCTCCTTCTCTCATCTCTTTTGAAGAATCTGAAGCCCCTGCTCAAATCGGGGTTAAAGAATCTCCTTCTCTGATCTCTTTTGAAGCAACAAAACCCCCTGCCCAAATAGAAGTTGTCAGGCAGCCTTCTCCTCCACCTGTACTTGCTGAAGTACAGGATTTGGTCCCTGCAGTGTCACCTCATGTTGACGAGGCAGGATGCAAGGCAGATATTCCATCATCAGGTGGTTATGTTCATGCTGAGTCGCCTCTGCAGCTGCACGTTGTGAGAGCCAATAACATTTTATCCATCTTTAAT TCAACTTCTATGATGGAAAATTTTATGAAGCTTGCCAAGTCAAATACGGACAAAAATTTGGAGACTTGTGGTATCCTTGCTGGTTTGCTT aaaaacagaaaattttatATTACTGCTCTAATAATCCCAAAGCAGGAGTCAACATCAGATTCT TGTCAGGCTACAAATGAAGAGGAAATATTTGAAGTGCAGGATAAACGATCTCTTTTCCCCCTTGGGTGGATACAT ACACATCCTACACAATCTTGTTTCATGTCATCAATTGATCTGCACACTCACTACTCATATCAG ATTATGCTTCCAGAAGCCGTTGCAATAGTTATGGCACCAAGAGACAGTTCAAG AAAACATGGCATTTTTCGGTTGACAACCCCTGGTGGAATGAACGTCATCAAACAATGCCAGCACCGCGGCTTTCATCCACACAGTCAGCCTCCAGATGGTGGTCCTATTTACAACACTTGTACAGATGTTTACATGAATCctgatttaaaatttgatgtaatTGATCTTCGGTGA
- the LOC107644287 gene encoding AMSH-like ubiquitin thioesterase 1 isoform X2 yields MRSSSSNTINIAASTQRLDVDNRIGLRLYYRIADNILRQADIFRTERNIIDLYVMLLRFSSLASETIPRHRDYRTSPQSKKESLKKKLIISMNELEKLKPLVQQKINELNSRHSYQQNEHGKFHSNNLMDFSPVKKQTVGSYGQIKTVRPTAMEFGYQGSRTQQFSYTRPVQQHLQRRSLNLTPAKEETRSKHSFLGPHGLNGHLRLPTSDKGVRYPSITDLSPVEIPSLQHSLEDGCRNKKDNSITENKRSDLDSNLAQSVECNTQHSEEPPSLISFEESEAPAQIGVKESPSLISFEATKPPAQIEVVRQPSPPPVLAEVQDLVPAVSPHVDEAGCKADIPSSGGYVHAESPLQLHVSTSMMENFMKLAKSNTDKNLETCGILAGLLKNRKFYITALIIPKQESTSDSCQATNEEEIFEVQDKRSLFPLGWIHTHPTQSCFMSSIDLHTHYSYQIMLPEAVAIVMAPRDSSRKHGIFRLTTPGGMNVIKQCQHRGFHPHSQPPDGGPIYNTCTDVYMNPDLKFDVIDLR; encoded by the exons ATGAGGTCTTCTTCTTCGAACACGATCAACATCGCCGCCAGCACACAGAGACTCGATGTCGATAATCGAATCGGCCTGCGACTCTATTATCGCATCGCTGATAACATCCTCAGACag GCTGATATCTTTCGGACAGAGAGGAATATTATTGACTTATATGTCATGCTCCTAAGATTTTCTAG TTTGGCATCCGAGACAATACCACGACACCGAGATTATAGAACATCTCCACAAAGCAAAAAAGAATCATTGAAAAAG AAATTGATAATTTCCATGAATGAACTGGAGAAGTTGAAACCACTGGTACAACAGAAGATCAATGAGCTTAACAGTAGACATTCTTACCAACAAAATGAGCATGGAAAATTTCATTCAAATAATTTAATGGATTTTTCTCCAGTGAAAAAGCAAACTGTGGGCAGTTATGGCCAAATAAAG ACAGTCAGACCAACTGCCATGGAATTTGGTTACCAAGGATCAAGGACCCAACAGTTCTCTTATACCAGGCCTGTCCAACAGCATTTGCAAAGACG ATCTCTAAATCTTACGCCTGCAAAGGAGGAAACTCGCTCTAAACATTCTTTCCTTGGTCCCCACGGGCTTAATGGGCATTTGAGATTACCTACAAGTGATAAAGGG GTCAGATATCCATCTATCACAGATCTATCTCCAGTTGAAATACCAAG CCTACAACATTCTTTGGAAGATGGATGTCGTAATAAAAAAGACAATAGCATCACAGAAAACAAAAGATCAGATTTAGATTCAAATCTTGCCCAGAGCGTGGAATGCAATACCCAGCATTCTGAGGAACCTCCTTCTCTCATCTCTTTTGAAGAATCTGAAGCCCCTGCTCAAATCGGGGTTAAAGAATCTCCTTCTCTGATCTCTTTTGAAGCAACAAAACCCCCTGCCCAAATAGAAGTTGTCAGGCAGCCTTCTCCTCCACCTGTACTTGCTGAAGTACAGGATTTGGTCCCTGCAGTGTCACCTCATGTTGACGAGGCAGGATGCAAGGCAGATATTCCATCATCAGGTGGTTATGTTCATGCTGAGTCGCCTCTGCAGCTGCACGTT TCAACTTCTATGATGGAAAATTTTATGAAGCTTGCCAAGTCAAATACGGACAAAAATTTGGAGACTTGTGGTATCCTTGCTGGTTTGCTT aaaaacagaaaattttatATTACTGCTCTAATAATCCCAAAGCAGGAGTCAACATCAGATTCT TGTCAGGCTACAAATGAAGAGGAAATATTTGAAGTGCAGGATAAACGATCTCTTTTCCCCCTTGGGTGGATACAT ACACATCCTACACAATCTTGTTTCATGTCATCAATTGATCTGCACACTCACTACTCATATCAG ATTATGCTTCCAGAAGCCGTTGCAATAGTTATGGCACCAAGAGACAGTTCAAG AAAACATGGCATTTTTCGGTTGACAACCCCTGGTGGAATGAACGTCATCAAACAATGCCAGCACCGCGGCTTTCATCCACACAGTCAGCCTCCAGATGGTGGTCCTATTTACAACACTTGTACAGATGTTTACATGAATCctgatttaaaatttgatgtaatTGATCTTCGGTGA
- the LOC107644287 gene encoding AMSH-like ubiquitin thioesterase 1 isoform X1 has protein sequence MRSSSSNTINIAASTQRLDVDNRIGLRLYYRIADNILRQADIFRTERNIIDLYVMLLRFSSLASETIPRHRDYRTSPQSKKESLKKKLIISMNELEKLKPLVQQKINELNSRHSYQQNEHGKFHSNNLMDFSPVKKQTVGSYGQIKTVRPTAMEFGYQGSRTQQFSYTRPVQQHLQRRSLNLTPAKEETRSKHSFLGPHGLNGHLRLPTSDKGVRYPSITDLSPVEIPSLQHSLEDGCRNKKDNSITENKRSDLDSNLAQSVECNTQHSEEPPSLISFEESEAPAQIGVKESPSLISFEATKPPAQIEVVRQPSPPPVLAEVQDLVPAVSPHVDEAGCKADIPSSGGYVHAESPLQLHVVRANNILSIFNSTSMMENFMKLAKSNTDKNLETCGILAGLLKNRKFYITALIIPKQESTSDSCQATNEEEIFEVQDKRSLFPLGWIHTHPTQSCFMSSIDLHTHYSYQIMLPEAVAIVMAPRDSSRKHGIFRLTTPGGMNVIKQCQHRGFHPHSQPPDGGPIYNTCTDVYMNPDLKFDVIDLR, from the exons ATGAGGTCTTCTTCTTCGAACACGATCAACATCGCCGCCAGCACACAGAGACTCGATGTCGATAATCGAATCGGCCTGCGACTCTATTATCGCATCGCTGATAACATCCTCAGACag GCTGATATCTTTCGGACAGAGAGGAATATTATTGACTTATATGTCATGCTCCTAAGATTTTCTAG TTTGGCATCCGAGACAATACCACGACACCGAGATTATAGAACATCTCCACAAAGCAAAAAAGAATCATTGAAAAAG AAATTGATAATTTCCATGAATGAACTGGAGAAGTTGAAACCACTGGTACAACAGAAGATCAATGAGCTTAACAGTAGACATTCTTACCAACAAAATGAGCATGGAAAATTTCATTCAAATAATTTAATGGATTTTTCTCCAGTGAAAAAGCAAACTGTGGGCAGTTATGGCCAAATAAAG ACAGTCAGACCAACTGCCATGGAATTTGGTTACCAAGGATCAAGGACCCAACAGTTCTCTTATACCAGGCCTGTCCAACAGCATTTGCAAAGACG ATCTCTAAATCTTACGCCTGCAAAGGAGGAAACTCGCTCTAAACATTCTTTCCTTGGTCCCCACGGGCTTAATGGGCATTTGAGATTACCTACAAGTGATAAAGGG GTCAGATATCCATCTATCACAGATCTATCTCCAGTTGAAATACCAAG CCTACAACATTCTTTGGAAGATGGATGTCGTAATAAAAAAGACAATAGCATCACAGAAAACAAAAGATCAGATTTAGATTCAAATCTTGCCCAGAGCGTGGAATGCAATACCCAGCATTCTGAGGAACCTCCTTCTCTCATCTCTTTTGAAGAATCTGAAGCCCCTGCTCAAATCGGGGTTAAAGAATCTCCTTCTCTGATCTCTTTTGAAGCAACAAAACCCCCTGCCCAAATAGAAGTTGTCAGGCAGCCTTCTCCTCCACCTGTACTTGCTGAAGTACAGGATTTGGTCCCTGCAGTGTCACCTCATGTTGACGAGGCAGGATGCAAGGCAGATATTCCATCATCAGGTGGTTATGTTCATGCTGAGTCGCCTCTGCAGCTGCACGTTGTGAGAGCCAATAACATTTTATCCATCTTTAAT TCAACTTCTATGATGGAAAATTTTATGAAGCTTGCCAAGTCAAATACGGACAAAAATTTGGAGACTTGTGGTATCCTTGCTGGTTTGCTT aaaaacagaaaattttatATTACTGCTCTAATAATCCCAAAGCAGGAGTCAACATCAGATTCT TGTCAGGCTACAAATGAAGAGGAAATATTTGAAGTGCAGGATAAACGATCTCTTTTCCCCCTTGGGTGGATACAT ACACATCCTACACAATCTTGTTTCATGTCATCAATTGATCTGCACACTCACTACTCATATCAG ATTATGCTTCCAGAAGCCGTTGCAATAGTTATGGCACCAAGAGACAGTTCAAG AAAACATGGCATTTTTCGGTTGACAACCCCTGGTGGAATGAACGTCATCAAACAATGCCAGCACCGCGGCTTTCATCCACACAGTCAGCCTCCAGATGGTGGTCCTATTTACAACACTTGTACAGATGTTTACATGAATCctgatttaaaatttgatgtaatTGATCTTCGGTGA